Within the Bremerella sp. JC817 genome, the region GAGTGCATTCTTCCTGATCGGCTTCATCATTTGGGTCATTCGCACGTTCCGTCCGGAACAAGTGGAATCGGAGGGTTAAGCCATGGAATTGTTGAACATTGCTCTGAAAGCTGTTTTCAGCGAAAACCTGGCCCTCGCGTTCTTCCTCGGAATGTGCACGTTCCTGGCGGTGTCCAAGAACGTGAAGACTGCCCTGGGCCTGGGTGTCGCAGTGGTGGCGGTGATGGCGATTACCATCCCAGCCAACCAATTGCTGTACGCCAACTTCCTGAAAAAGGGTGCCATGGTTTGGATCAGTCCAAGCCTGGCCGAAACCGACCTCGAGTTCCTCGGTCTGATCAGCTACATCGGCGTGATCGCGGCCATCGTGCAGATCCTGGAAATGACGCTCGATCGTTACTTCCCACCGCTGTACAACGCTCTGGGTATCTTCCTTCCGCTGATCACCGTGAACTGTGCCATCTTGGGTGGTTCGCTGTTCATGGTCGAACGTAACTACACGTTCGTCGAAAGCGTGGTTTATGGTCTGTTCGCAGGTATCGGTTGGGCGTTGGCAATCGCCTCGCTGGCGGGTATTCGCGAAAAACTGAAATACAGCGACGTGCCAGATGGTCTAAAGGGCCTCGGGATTACGTTCATCACTGCCGGTCTGATGGCGATGGCCTTCATGGCGTTCGGCGGCATGTTGTAATCGGAACGTAGCACGGTTATTAGCAACTTAAGTCTCCTGGCATCAGGAAGAAAATAACAATGTTAACAGTCATTCTCGGCGTAGGTATGTTCACCGGAGTGGTGTTGCTCCTGGTGGTCGTCATTCTGCTGGCCAAGAAAGTCCTGGTGCCGTCGGGCGATGTGCATATCGACATTAACGAGCACACCAAGTCGATCGACGTGCCCGCAGGCGGTAAGCTGCTCAACGCGTTGGCCGACCAGGGCGTGTTCGTCTCCTCGGCCTGCGGTGGCGGTGGTACTTGTGCCCAGTGCATCGTGAAGGTGAAGAGTGGTGGCGGCGACATCCTGCCGACCGAACGCTCGCACATCAATAAGCGTCAAGCTCGCGAAGGCTATCGCCTTTCGTGCCAGGTTGCCGTCAAGCAGGACATGGAAGTCGAAGTCCCGCACGAAGCCCTGGAAACCAAGAAGTGGGAATGCGAGGTCATCTCGAACCGCAACGTTGCCACCTTCATCAAAGAATTCAAGCTGAAGATTCCCGAAGGGGAAGCGGTTAACTTCAAGCCGGGTGGTTATATCCAGATTGAAGTCCCTCCTCACGAAATCCACTACAAAGATTTCGACATCGAAGAGGAATACCACGAAGACTGGGATAAGTTCAACCTGTGGCGTTACGTCTCGAAGGTTGACGAACCGGTCATCCGTGCTTACTCGATGGCCAACTACCCGGGCGAAAAGGGCATCATCATGCTCAACGTCCGCGTTGCTTCGCCACCACCACGCGCCCCTGAAGGAACGCCTCCAGGTAAGGTCTCCAGTTACATCTTTAACTGCAAGCCAGGCGACAAGGTCACCATCAGCGGTCCTTACGGTGAATTTTTCATCAACGAAAGCGACGCCGAAATGGTGTACATCGGTGGTGGTGCCGGTATGGCTCCGCTGCGAAGTCACATCTTCGAACTGTTCAAAGAACGCAAGACCAACCGCAAGGTCAGCTACTGGTACGGTGGTCGTAGCGTTCGCGAATTGTTCTACGTCGACGAATTCGAAGAGATTGAAAAGGAGTTCCCAAACTTCAAGTTCAATATCGCTTTGTCCGACCCGATGCCACAGGACAACTGGACCGGTTATCAGGGCTTCATCCACCAGGTGCTGTTGGAAAACTACCTGAAGAACCATCCCGCTCCGGAAGACATCGAATACTACATGTGTGGTCCTCCGATGATGAACCAGGCTGTCTTCAAGATGCTGGACGACCTGGGTGTCGAACCGGAAAACATCCGCTTCGACGACTTCGGCGGCTAAGCCTTGTTGGCGAGCAATTTCAGCTCGCGGAATATCATGCAAAAGATCACTACGGCCAGCCTCCTTTGGCTGGCCGTTTTCCTTGGTTGCCAGCAACAGCTGCCCGATTCTTCGATCAGCACGATCCAAGGGCAGACGATGGGTACCACCTACAGCGTGCGTGCCGTCACTGGACCCGATGGTCCTCAGAAGCTGGAAGCGGCTCAGGCCAAAGTTGATGCCTGCCTGGTGGAAGTCAATCGCCAGATGTCGACCTACGACCCCGAGTCCGAGCTCTCGAAATTCAATCAGGCTCCGGCCAACGAGTGGTTCCCGGTCTCGCCGCAACTGCTGCTGGTGGTCAAAGACGCTCGCCTCATCAGCGATGCAACCGACGGGGCATTCGACGTGACGGTCGGTCCTTACGTGAATCTGTGGCGATTCGGTCCCGACAAGAAGCGAAAAGAGTTTCCGACCGACGCCGAAGTTGAAGAGCGGCATCGCTATGTCGGTTATCAGAAGGTCGAGTTCCGCGAAGATCCACCGGCACTCAAGAAGTCGGAAAACGATTTGTATGTCGACTTATCGGCGATCGCCAAAGGATACGGCGTCGACGCTGTGTTTCAGGTACTGAAGGAAGAAGGCTTCAGCGACTTCATGGTCGAGATCGGCGGCGAAGTCCGCGCGACTGGGATGAAGCCGAATGGCGAGCCGTGGCGAATCGGCATCGAGACACCTTCCGATCAGCAGCGTGACTACAACCTGGTGATCGGGCTGACCGATCAGGCTTTGGCCACCTCAGGCGACTACCGCAATTTCTTTATGCACGAGGGCAAGCGGTTCTCGCACACGATCAATCCGCAGACAGGCTACCCGGTCGAGCACGACCTGGCTTCGGTCAGTGTCCTCCATGGCGAGTGTGCGATGGCCGATGGTTATGCGACCGCACTTTTGGTCTTGGGACCGGATGCGGGGTATAATTTTGCACAGAAACACAAGTTGGCCGCCTTCTTTCAGATTCGTAAAGAAGATGGATCGGTCGAGCCCCGATCGACCGATGGCTGGCCTCAGAACGCTCTAGATTAAGAGAGACCTGCGATGCTTTACACGATGCTGGTTGCCGTTGGCGTGTTTGCCATTGCCCTGACCGGGATGGCTGTGGGGGTCATCCTCAGCAATCGCAAGATCAAGGGAAGCTGCGGCGGTCTGAACAATTTCAAGGACTCGGTCGGCAATCCAATCTGCGATGCTTGCAGCAATCCGTCCCCTTCGTGCAGCCGAATTCCTGAAAAGGAACGCTGCCAGGAACCGGCGGATTGCGACGAGCACGACGCCGAAATGGCTCGCCACTCGCACTAGCTGAGTCCCCTGGCAGGACCTTTTTAACGGGTTACAGCGATACTTGGCCCGAAACGTGGGGTTTCTACCCAGGAACCTTTTCACATTTCGCCATTTCGCACCATCTTGAACAAAGGGTCTGGTCATGAAATGTTCCGCGCGGTTTCTTCTCTCGGTTGTCGGCGTACTTGGCTTGGCAACCACTTCGTATGCCCAGCAGGGGCCCTCTTTTGATCGTCTCGATCGCAACAGTGACGGCAAGATTGTCAAAGACGAATTGCCTGAGCGTGCCCAACGTCTGTTCGATCGGATCGATGCCGATTCGGACGGTACCGTCACCAGGCAAGAGTTCCAGGCATTCGAGCGGATTCGAACGCAAATGCAAAGGCAGCCCGGAATGAACCGAGGTCAGAACCAGGACGCCATGGTCGGCGTGAAAATCACCCGAGACATCTCGTACCTCGAGTCGAGTGGCGAACCACAGAAGCTCGACATCGCTGTGCCTGAGAAGCCAGCGAGCGACAAGCCATTGCCCGTGCTCGTGCTGATTCATGGCGGCGGCTGGCAAAGTGGTAGCCGTGGTCCTTACCTCAGCAAAGCGTTGCCCTTGGTTCGTGATGGCGAGTTCGCCGCGGTATCCATCGGCTATCGGTTGACCGGCCGCGCAAGCTGGCCAGCCCAGATCCACGACTGCCAAGCAGGTCTGCGTTGGGTGAAAGCCAATGCCGAGAAGTACAACTTGGATCCTGAGAAGATCGTCGTCTGGGGAAGCTCGGCCGGTGGTCATCTCGTCGCGATGCTTGGCGTGTCGGCCGATGCGAAAGAGCTCGACGGCAAGCTTGGCCCGCACACCGATCAAACGCTGGAAGTCGCTGGCGTGGTCGATTTCTTTGGACCTGCCAACATGGCAACCATGGGCGAGCCCGAAGGTTTTCAGCGACACAACGATCCGGAATCGCCTGAGAGCAAACTGCTGGGCGGCGCCGTGCTCGAGAACCTTGAGGTTGCCAAAGCGGCTTCGCCTCAGACATATGTCTCGAAGGGAGATGCTCCTTTCCTGATTCTGCATGGCACCAAAGATGGAACCGTGCCGTTTCAGCAGTCGGTCGATTTCCATGCCGCGTTGACCGAGGCAGGCGTCGAGTCGACGTTCGTTCCGGTTAACGGAGCAGGGCACGGCTTCGGTGGTCCGGAAGTCGATCAACGCGTGCGAGACTTCCTCGACAAGATCCTGTTGGGCAAGGAAATCGAAATCAGTAGCGAAGCCATCGACTCGGCGCAGCGACCGCAACTTCGACAGCGAATGCAGCAGCGACAACGTCCGGAATAACGTGCGTTTGCCAATTTGACCGACTATAATGGGCCGATGAACTCTTGAACGATTCGTCGGCCTTTTTTGTTGGATTCGTCATGATTCGTCTTGCCGCTTTCGCGATCGCCTTGCTCTGGGGAACTGCCGCTACAGGCGTCGCTGCCGAGCGCCCCAACATCGTGCTGATCTATGCGGACGATCTCGGCTGGAGGGATGTCGGCTACCAAGGGACCGACTTCTACGAGACTCCGGTCCTTGATGCGTTCGCCAAGCAAGGCATGACCTTTTCGGCTGGATACGCATGTGCTGGCAACTGCGCACCGAGCCGGGCCTGTCTGCTCTCTGGGCAATATACGCCGCGTCATCACCTGTATGCCGTGGGAAGTACCGACCGCGGTGCGAAGAACGAAATGCGTCTGGTTCCGGTTCCCAACAGCAAAGGATTGAGTCCGCAGAATTTCACGCTTGCGGAAGCGTTGAAAGAGGCTGGCTATGTGACCGGGCACTTCGGTAAGTGGCACCTCTCCGGCAAGGATGGTGCCGACCCAAGCGAACAAGGCTTTGACGAAACATTCGATTCGTTTGGCGACGGCCCATTGGTCGAAGGGACCGAGACTAACAAGAAGGGACCGCCTGCCGATCCCAAGGGTGTGTTCACACTCACCGACATGGCCTGTCAGTTCATCGAAAAGAATCAGGATCGCCCCTTCTTCTGCTACCTGCCGCATCATGCGATTCACGGACCATTGCAAGGCCAGAAGACGACCGTTGCCAAGTTTGAAGCGAAGCCCAAAGGAGACCAGCACAAGTCGGTCATGTACGCGGCGTGCACGTATGATCTCGACGAAAGTGTCGGCCGCCTTTTGAAAAAGCTCGATGACCTGGGGCTGGCCGAAAAGACGCTTGTCATCTTCACGAGCGATAACGGCGCGACGCCACAGTCGCTGCAAGAACCGCTGCGGGGCAACAAGGGTGGCTACTACGAAGGAGGCATCCGGGAACCGTTTCTGGTGCGTTGGCCAGGGAAGATTAAGCCTGGTAGCCAAAGCGACGTGCCGGTGATTCAAGTTGATCTCTATCCGACGATCCTCGATGCAGCGGGCATTGAAGTCCCCGAAGGGAAAGTTCTCGATGGCGAAAGCTTGCTGCCGCTGCTGACTGGGACCGGCGAACTGAAGCGCGAGGCGATCTTCTGGCACTTCCCTGGCTACTTGAATCAGCCGGTGACACGCGGCAGGGAACTCGATGTTCGTACCGGGTTTCGTTCGCGACCGGTGACTGTGATCAACAAGGATCACTGG harbors:
- the nqrE gene encoding NADH:ubiquinone reductase (Na(+)-transporting) subunit E, translating into MELLNIALKAVFSENLALAFFLGMCTFLAVSKNVKTALGLGVAVVAVMAITIPANQLLYANFLKKGAMVWISPSLAETDLEFLGLISYIGVIAAIVQILEMTLDRYFPPLYNALGIFLPLITVNCAILGGSLFMVERNYTFVESVVYGLFAGIGWALAIASLAGIREKLKYSDVPDGLKGLGITFITAGLMAMAFMAFGGML
- the nqrF gene encoding NADH:ubiquinone reductase (Na(+)-transporting) subunit F, with protein sequence MLTVILGVGMFTGVVLLLVVVILLAKKVLVPSGDVHIDINEHTKSIDVPAGGKLLNALADQGVFVSSACGGGGTCAQCIVKVKSGGGDILPTERSHINKRQAREGYRLSCQVAVKQDMEVEVPHEALETKKWECEVISNRNVATFIKEFKLKIPEGEAVNFKPGGYIQIEVPPHEIHYKDFDIEEEYHEDWDKFNLWRYVSKVDEPVIRAYSMANYPGEKGIIMLNVRVASPPPRAPEGTPPGKVSSYIFNCKPGDKVTISGPYGEFFINESDAEMVYIGGGAGMAPLRSHIFELFKERKTNRKVSYWYGGRSVRELFYVDEFEEIEKEFPNFKFNIALSDPMPQDNWTGYQGFIHQVLLENYLKNHPAPEDIEYYMCGPPMMNQAVFKMLDDLGVEPENIRFDDFGG
- a CDS encoding FAD:protein FMN transferase, giving the protein MQKITTASLLWLAVFLGCQQQLPDSSISTIQGQTMGTTYSVRAVTGPDGPQKLEAAQAKVDACLVEVNRQMSTYDPESELSKFNQAPANEWFPVSPQLLLVVKDARLISDATDGAFDVTVGPYVNLWRFGPDKKRKEFPTDAEVEERHRYVGYQKVEFREDPPALKKSENDLYVDLSAIAKGYGVDAVFQVLKEEGFSDFMVEIGGEVRATGMKPNGEPWRIGIETPSDQQRDYNLVIGLTDQALATSGDYRNFFMHEGKRFSHTINPQTGYPVEHDLASVSVLHGECAMADGYATALLVLGPDAGYNFAQKHKLAAFFQIRKEDGSVEPRSTDGWPQNALD
- a CDS encoding alpha/beta hydrolase fold domain-containing protein, yielding MKCSARFLLSVVGVLGLATTSYAQQGPSFDRLDRNSDGKIVKDELPERAQRLFDRIDADSDGTVTRQEFQAFERIRTQMQRQPGMNRGQNQDAMVGVKITRDISYLESSGEPQKLDIAVPEKPASDKPLPVLVLIHGGGWQSGSRGPYLSKALPLVRDGEFAAVSIGYRLTGRASWPAQIHDCQAGLRWVKANAEKYNLDPEKIVVWGSSAGGHLVAMLGVSADAKELDGKLGPHTDQTLEVAGVVDFFGPANMATMGEPEGFQRHNDPESPESKLLGGAVLENLEVAKAASPQTYVSKGDAPFLILHGTKDGTVPFQQSVDFHAALTEAGVESTFVPVNGAGHGFGGPEVDQRVRDFLDKILLGKEIEISSEAIDSAQRPQLRQRMQQRQRPE
- a CDS encoding sulfatase, whose translation is MIRLAAFAIALLWGTAATGVAAERPNIVLIYADDLGWRDVGYQGTDFYETPVLDAFAKQGMTFSAGYACAGNCAPSRACLLSGQYTPRHHLYAVGSTDRGAKNEMRLVPVPNSKGLSPQNFTLAEALKEAGYVTGHFGKWHLSGKDGADPSEQGFDETFDSFGDGPLVEGTETNKKGPPADPKGVFTLTDMACQFIEKNQDRPFFCYLPHHAIHGPLQGQKTTVAKFEAKPKGDQHKSVMYAACTYDLDESVGRLLKKLDDLGLAEKTLVIFTSDNGATPQSLQEPLRGNKGGYYEGGIREPFLVRWPGKIKPGSQSDVPVIQVDLYPTILDAAGIEVPEGKVLDGESLLPLLTGTGELKREAIFWHFPGYLNQPVTRGRELDVRTGFRSRPVTVINKDHWKLHLFHEEWVLDGGQAKLPENGAVELYDLQNDIGERNDLSASNPEKRDELIADVLRWHQHVGAIVPSEPNPAYSPGKKGNSKRNK